A single window of Betta splendens chromosome 11, fBetSpl5.4, whole genome shotgun sequence DNA harbors:
- the si:dkeyp-92c9.2 gene encoding cyclin-dependent kinase 5 activator 1, with product MGTVLSLSPGARKPGYYEQRPGSLSRYPSLSSRSLNSQKERGLKRGQSIFLPALTWKRLVASTKKKGASKKGSAGPAGPAGLGDPLNNNSINIYQKDAVLHLNRENVKKSLSCANLCSYEGPAGPGPGPGPGPGLGLGYGTGMGQGHGYAYSKSQQLSSVKKAPQGPAVVAASPRRVIVQASTSELLRCLGEFLCRRCFRLKHLSPADPVLWLRAVDRSLLLQGWQDQAFVTPANVVFVYMLCRDVVAGEAVASEHELQATLLTCLYLSYSYMGNEISYPLKPFLVEAAKEAFWDRCLAIIDATSSKMLRINADPHFFTQVFAELKSEGGCGPQDYSRVLDR from the coding sequence ATGGGCACCGTGCTGTCGCTGTCACCCGGCGCCCGCAAACCCGGCTACTATGAGCAGCGGCCCGGCTCGCTCAGCCGCTACCCGAGCCTCAGCAGCCGCTCGCTCAACAGCCAGAAGGAGCGCGGGCTGAAGCGCGGCCAGTCCATCTTCCTCCCGGCGCTCACGTGGAAGCGGCTGGTGGCCTCCACCAAGAAGAAGGGCGCGTCCAAGAAGGGCTCCGCGGGCCCGGCGGGCCCGGCGGGCCTTGGCGACCcgctcaacaacaacagcatcaaCATCTACCAAAAGGATGCCGTGCTGCACCTCAACCGCGAGAACGTGAAGAAGTCGCTGTCATGTGCCAACCTGTGCAGCTACGAGGGCCCggcgggaccgggaccgggaccgggaccgggaccgggccTGGGGCTCGGGTACGGCACGGGCATGGGTCAGGGCCACGGCTACGCCTACAGCAAGTCCCAGCAGCTGTCGTCGGTGAAGAAGGCTCCCCAGGGCCCGGCGGTGGTGGCGGCGTCGCCCAGGCGCGTGATCGTGCAGGCGTCCACCAGCGAGCTGCTGCGCTGCCTGGGCGAGTTCCTGTGCCGCCGCTGCTTCCGGCTCAAGCACCTGTCGCCCGCCGACCCGGTGCTGTGGCTGCGCGCCGTGGaccgctcgctgctgctgcagggctggCAGGACCAGGCCTTCGTCACGCCGGCCAACGTGGTCTTCGTGTACATGCTGTGCCGCGACGTGGTGGCGGGCGAGGCGGTGGCGTCGGAGCACGAGCTGCAGGCCACGCTGCTCACCTGCCTCTACCTGTCCTACTCCTACATGGGCAACGAGATCTCCTACCCGCTCAAGCCCTTCCTGGTGGAGGCGGCCAAGGAGGCCTTCTGGGACCGCTGCCTCGCCATCATCGACGCCACCAGCTCCAAGATGCTGCGCATCAACGCCGACCCGCACTTTTTCACCCAAGTGTTCGCGGAGCTGAAGAGCGAGGGCGGCTGCGGCCCCCAGGACTACAGCCGGGTGCTGGACCGGTGA
- the myo1g gene encoding unconventional myosin-Ig, with product MAELEGLEFGKSDFVLLDEVTMEQFMENLKLRFEKGRIYTYIGEVVVSVNPYRQMEIYGKDAIEAYRGRELYENPPHLYAVSDAAYKAMKRRAKDTCIVISGESGAGKTEASKYIMQYIAAITNPSQRAEVESVKNVLLKSNCVLEAFGNAKTTRNDNSSRFGKYMDINFNFNGDPTGGHINNYLLEKSRVVQQQPGERNFHSFYQLLRGGSDEMLKAFNLHSDPAAYAFTREGAAAATSNNDRTSLKAVMSALEVIGFSVEEIRSVYQILASILHLGNLQFESDNESVQIRGADALAHVAELTATDPDGVSSSLLFRTVATGGGEVIQKGHTQHEACFGRDAFAKALYERLFGWIVGRINCVIEVKDYDPVLHGKNTVIGVLDIYGFEIFDNNSFEQFCINYCNEKLQQLFIELILQQEQSEYQREGIAWQHINYFNNQIIVDLVEQPHKGIISILDEACLTVGNVTDTLCLDSMDTKLAQHPHYTSRKLSPSDKSMDFQKHFRIRHYAGDVTYSVEGLLDKNKDPLFQDFKRLMYNSANPVLKEMWPDGQLSITEVTKRPLTAATLFKNSIVALVDKLACKEPYYVRCIKPNEMKSPVLFEDARCRHQVSYLGLLENVMVRRAGFAYRQHYTRFLQRYKMTCEYTWPNHLMGSDRDAVEVVISQHGFQGDVAYGHTKLFVRTPRTLFTLEQERAALIPILVLFLQKVWRGALARMRCRRMRAIYAIMRSYKRYKVKAHFWEVERRFASVRTMADYGKSVEWPRPPAALAQFHNNTVMLHRRWWARQIVKNIPPSDMLEVRAKVAALTALGGERKDWGISRAWERDYLANTRDSPQTSSCFRRVSKELRNRDEYSQVLFSGFCRKVNRFNKSTDRGLLITDKYVYKLEPKKQYKVLKRLPLDNFTGLSVTSGVDQMVALHTSSQDDVLLCLQRGELAPNQDRVGELVGSLVDHFTRVRKAPFPVKVCRAALQLQMRGKAKSVTVETKPGQNLADFRKSRDGFVLLVPGN from the exons ATGGCGGAGCTGGAGGGCCTGGAGTTCGGCAAGTCCGACTTCGTGCTGCTGGACGAGGTGACGATGGAGCAGTTCATGGAGAACCTGAAGCTGAG GTTTGAGAAAGGTCGCATCTACACCTACATcggggaggtggtggtgtccGTTAACCCCTACAGGCAGATGGAGATCTACGGGAAGGACGCCATCGAGGCGTACCGCGGCCGGGAGCTGTACGAGAACCCGCCGCACCTCTACGCCGTGTCCGACGCCGCCTACAAGGCCATGAAGAGGCGAGCCAAGGACACCTGCATCGTCATCTCAg GCGAGAGTGGAGCAGGAAAAACGGAGGCCAGCAAATACATCATGCAGTACATCGCAGCCATCACCAACCCGAGCCAGAGGGCGGAGGTGGAGAG CGTGAAGAACGTGCTGCTCAAGTCCAACTGCGTCCTGGAGGCCTTCGGCAACGCCAAGACCACCCGCAACGACAACTCCAGCCGCTTCGGCAAGTACATGGAcatcaacttcaacttcaaCGGCGACCCCACGGGAGGACACATCAACAACTACCTGCTGGAGAAG TCCAgggtggtgcagcagcagccgggggAGAGGAACTTCCACTCGTTTTACCAG ctgctgcgcgGAGGCTCTGATGAGATGCTGAAGGCCTTTAACCTGCACAGCGACCCAGCGGCGTACGCGTTCAccagagagggagcagcagccgcc ACCTCCAACAACGACCGAACGAGCCTCAAAGCTGTGATGAGTGCCCTGGAGGTCATCGGCTTCTCAGTGGAGGAGATTCGCTCTGTGTATCAGATCCTGGCCTCCATTCTACATCTG GGAAACCTGCAGTTCGAAAGCGACAACGAGAGCGTCCAGATCCGCGGGGCGGACGCGCTGGCCCACGTCGCCGAGCTGACGGCCACGGACCCAGACGgcgtcagcagcagcctgctgttCCGCACCGTGGCCACCGGGGGCGGCGAGGTCATCCAGAAGGGCCACACGCAGCACGAGGCCTGCTTCGGACGCGACGCCTTCGCCAAG GCGCTGTACGAGAGGCTGTTCGGCTGGATCGTTGGCCGCATCAACTGTGTGATCGAAGTCAAGGACTACGACCCAGTGCTTCATGGGAAGAACACCGTCATCGGCGTCCTGGACATCTACGGCTTCGAGATCTTTGACAACAACAG TTTCGAGCAGTTCTGCATCAACTACTGCaacgagaagctgcagcagctcttcatCGAGCtgatcctgcagcaggagcagagcgaATACCAGCGGGAGGGCATCGCCTGGCAACAC ATCAACTACTTCAACAACCAGATTATCGTTGACCTGGTGGAGCAGCCTCACAAAGGCATCATCTCCATCCTGGACGAGGCGTGTCTCACCGTGGGTAACGTCACCGACACGCTGTGTCTGGACAGCATGGACACCAAGCTGGCGCAGCACCCGCATTACACCTCGCGCAAG ctcagccCTTCTGATAAATCCATGGACTTCCAGAAACACTTTCGCATTCGCCACTACGCTGGAGACGTCAC ATACTCAGTCGAGGGCCTCTTGGACAAAAACAAGGACCCCCTTTTCCAGGACTTCAAGCGTCTCATGTACAACAG CGCCAACCCGGTCCTGAAGGAGATGTGGCCAGATGGTCAGCTGAGCATCACGGAGGTCACCAAGCGCCCCCTGACCGCCGCCACCCTCTTCAAGAACTCCATCGTGGCCCTGGTGGACAAACTGGCCTGCAAG GAGCCCTACTACGTGCGCTGCATCAAGCCCAACGAGATGAAGTCCCCGGTGCTGTTCGAGGACGCGCGCTGCCGGCACCAGGTGTCCTACCTGGGCCTGCTGGAGAACGTGATGGTGCGCAGGGCGGGCTTCGCCTACAGGCAGCACTACACGCGCTTCCTGCAGCG GTACAAGATGACGTGTGAGTACACGTGGCCCAACCACCTGATGGGGTCCGACAGGGACGCGGTGGAGGTGGTCATCAGCCAGCACGGCTTCCAGGGCGACGTGGCGTACGGTCACACCAAGCTGTTCGTCCGGACGCCGCGGACCCTCTTCACCCTGGAGCAGGAGCGGGCCGCGCTCATCCCCATCCTGGTGCTGTTCCTGCAGAAG GTGTGGCGCGGGGCGCTGGCTCGCATGCGCTGCAGGCGGATGAGGGCCATCTACGCCATCATGCGCTCCTACAAGCGCTACAAGGTGAAGGCTCACTTCTGGGAGGTGGAGCGGAGGTTCGCCAGCGTGCGCACCATGGCCGACTACGGGAAGAGCGTGGAGTGGCCGAGGCCGCCTGCAGCGCTCGCCCAgttccacaacaacacagtgatgCTTCACCGCAG GTGGTGGGCGAGGCAGATCGTCAAGAACATCCCTCCGTCTGACATGCTGGAGGTCCGGGCCAAAGTGGCCGCGCTGACGGCTCtggggggggagaggaaggaCTGGGGCATCAGCAGAGCCTGGGAGCGGGACTACCTGGCCAAC ACGCGAGACAGCCCCCAGACCAGCTCCTGCTTCCGGCGCGTCTCCAAGGAGCTGAGGAACAGAGACGAGTACAGTCAGGTCCTCTTCTCCGGCTTCTGCAGGAAG GTGAATAGATTCAACAAAAGCACAGACCGCGGCCTCCTCATCACTGACAAGTACGTCTACAAACTAGAGCCCAAGAAGCAGTACAAGGTTCTGAAGCGGCTTCCTTTAGACAAC TTTACAGGTCTGAGCGTGACCAGCGGAGTGGACCAGATGGTGGCGCTGCACACGTCCTCCCAGGACGACgtgctgctgtgtctgcagcgcGGGGAGCTGGCCCCCAACCAGGACCGGGTGGGCGAGCTGGTGGGCTCGCTGGTCGACCACTTCACACG tgtgAGAAAGGCCCCGTTTCCCGTGAAGGTCTGCCGTGCggctctgcagcttcaaatGCGTGGAAAAGCCAAAAGCGTGACGGTGGAAACCAAACCCGGCCAGAACCTCGCAGATTTCAGGAAGAGCCGGGACGGATTCGTCCTGCTGGTCCCCGGGAACTGA
- the LOC114865226 gene encoding uncharacterized protein LOC114865226 isoform X2 → MDFQVQATIRLDCFQDKTQVFQILRSHDFVTERRNRNELRIKGGFVDLKSVKFHLEQLLEAPNPSDVGPSSHYPVSPGAVPTNHHTSEAGGTRNRSGSRNKVPPASVSSPSTSAPLLTGSSHSLPPSFSHGQHTLLVEGDVFYYAKRVRSKELRDIEERHEVALIWREVGESFRITLEGRNTKEAAGELQQLVERLHALLRTQEVPRTDMGPKGHAVLQRIQENSYISKSVLVCEMHDRLHLIGPSSESYALKQRLLEGSGHEGRTSDRSSRRRSSSQPASSRRGAVTEAERRRPLKQVVSWVKGLSKN, encoded by the coding sequence atgGATTTCCAAGTGCAGGCAACCATACGTTTGGATTGTTTTCAAGATAAGACACAAGTGTTTCAGATCCTCAGGTCACACGACTTTGTGACGGAGCGTCGAAATAGAAACGAGCTGCGCATTAAAGGAGGGTTCGTGGACCTCAAGTCTGTGAAGTTCCATCTGGAGCAGCTCCTAGAAGCACCAAACCCCTCCGACGTGGGCCCGTCCTCTCATTACCCCGTTTCCCCCGGAGCTGTTCCCACAAACCACCACACCTCAGAGGCCGGAGGAACCCGAAACAGGTCTGGATCCAGAAACAAAGTCCCACCTGCGTCCGTGTCCTCACCCAGCACCTCTGCACCTCTGCTGACGGGCTCCTCCCACAGTCTTCCTCCCTCATTCAGCCACGGACAACACACCCTTCTTGTTGAAGGTGATGTCTTCTACTATGCAAAACGCGTCAGGAGCAAAGAACTCCGTGACATTGAAGAGAGGCATGAAGTTGCATTAATATGGAGGGAAGTTGGTGAGAGTTTCCGCATCACCTTGGAGGGGAGGAACACGAAGGAGGCTGCTGGTGAACTACAGCAGCTTGTGGAGCGTCTCCACGCGTTACTGCGCACACAGGAGGTCCCTCGTACGGACATGGGTCCTAAAGGCCACGCCGTTCTACAGAGAATCCAAGAGAACAGCTATATCTCTAAGTCAGTACTGGTGTGTGAGATGCACGACAGGCTCCACCTCATTGGCCCATCGAGTGAGAGCTATGCGTTAAAGCAGAGGCTGTTGGAGGGTTCAGGTCATGAGGGAAGGACCTCCGACAGaagctccaggaggaggagcagctctcAGCCAGCGTCCAGTCGAAGGGGGGCCGTGACGGAGGCCGAAAGGAGAAGGCCCCTAAAGCAGGTGGTGAGCTGGGTTAAAGGCCTGTCTAAGAACTGA
- the LOC114865226 gene encoding uncharacterized protein LOC114865226 isoform X1, which yields MFFQLIGDLVPDGSVGGEALLGPWHRPEPEMDFQVQATIRLDCFQDKTQVFQILRSHDFVTERRNRNELRIKGGFVDLKSVKFHLEQLLEAPNPSDVGPSSHYPVSPGAVPTNHHTSEAGGTRNRSGSRNKVPPASVSSPSTSAPLLTGSSHSLPPSFSHGQHTLLVEGDVFYYAKRVRSKELRDIEERHEVALIWREVGESFRITLEGRNTKEAAGELQQLVERLHALLRTQEVPRTDMGPKGHAVLQRIQENSYISKSVLVCEMHDRLHLIGPSSESYALKQRLLEGSGHEGRTSDRSSRRRSSSQPASSRRGAVTEAERRRPLKQVVSWVKGLSKN from the exons ATGTTTTTCCAGCTGATTGGAGACTTGGTTCCGGACGGTTCAGTTGGAGGAGAGGCGCTGCTGGGTCCGTGGCACCGCCCGGAGCCGGAG atgGATTTCCAAGTGCAGGCAACCATACGTTTGGATTGTTTTCAAGATAAGACACAAGTGTTTCAGATCCTCAGGTCACACGACTTTGTGACGGAGCGTCGAAATAGAAACGAGCTGCGCATTAAAGGAGGGTTCGTGGACCTCAAGTCTGTGAAGTTCCATCTGGAGCAGCTCCTAGAAGCACCAAACCCCTCCGACGTGGGCCCGTCCTCTCATTACCCCGTTTCCCCCGGAGCTGTTCCCACAAACCACCACACCTCAGAGGCCGGAGGAACCCGAAACAGGTCTGGATCCAGAAACAAAGTCCCACCTGCGTCCGTGTCCTCACCCAGCACCTCTGCACCTCTGCTGACGGGCTCCTCCCACAGTCTTCCTCCCTCATTCAGCCACGGACAACACACCCTTCTTGTTGAAGGTGATGTCTTCTACTATGCAAAACGCGTCAGGAGCAAAGAACTCCGTGACATTGAAGAGAGGCATGAAGTTGCATTAATATGGAGGGAAGTTGGTGAGAGTTTCCGCATCACCTTGGAGGGGAGGAACACGAAGGAGGCTGCTGGTGAACTACAGCAGCTTGTGGAGCGTCTCCACGCGTTACTGCGCACACAGGAGGTCCCTCGTACGGACATGGGTCCTAAAGGCCACGCCGTTCTACAGAGAATCCAAGAGAACAGCTATATCTCTAAGTCAGTACTGGTGTGTGAGATGCACGACAGGCTCCACCTCATTGGCCCATCGAGTGAGAGCTATGCGTTAAAGCAGAGGCTGTTGGAGGGTTCAGGTCATGAGGGAAGGACCTCCGACAGaagctccaggaggaggagcagctctcAGCCAGCGTCCAGTCGAAGGGGGGCCGTGACGGAGGCCGAAAGGAGAAGGCCCCTAAAGCAGGTGGTGAGCTGGGTTAAAGGCCTGTCTAAGAACTGA